The Brassica napus cultivar Da-Ae chromosome C7, Da-Ae, whole genome shotgun sequence genomic interval GGCGAGCTGTGGCGGCGACGATCAAGCTGACTGTCCCAGCTGGAGGAGCACGACCAGCAGCTCCTGTGGGCCCTGCGCTAGGTCAGTACAGGCTGAACCTGATGGCGTTCTGCAAGGACTTCAACGCGAGGACTCAAAAGTACAAACCGGACACTCCGATGGCCGTGAAGATAACGGCGTACAAGGACAACTCGTTCGAGTTCACCGTCAAGTCTCCGTCCGTGTCGTGGTACATCAAGAAAGCGGCGGGGGTGGATAAAGGGAGCACGCGTCCGGGGCATTTGACGGTGACGACGCTTTCCGTGAGACACGTGTACGAGATCGCGAAGGTGAAGCAGACGGATCCGTTTTGTCAGTATATGCCGTTGGAGTCGATCTGCAAATCTATCATTGGTACCGCTAACTCCATGGGGATCAAGATTGTTCAGGATTTGGAGTGATTTAAAACGTTCATTTCGAAATGGTCTTTTTGTCTTGTCTAATAAACATGAATGTCAGATTGCTCTGTTTGGTTGCTTTGTTTCAGTAGACAATTGAGTTACAAACACTTTGATCGTGT includes:
- the LOC111207412 gene encoding 54S ribosomal protein L19, mitochondrial-like, translating into MAAAAKDIATRRAVAATIKLTVPAGGARPAAPVGPALGQYRLNLMAFCKDFNARTQKYKPDTPMAVKITAYKDNSFEFTVKSPSVSWYIKKAAGVDKGSTRPGHLTVTTLSVRHVYEIAKVKQTDPFCQYMPLESICKSIIGTANSMGIKIVQDLE